In Debaryomyces hansenii CBS767 chromosome A complete sequence, a genomic segment contains:
- a CDS encoding DEHA2D12166p (similar to CA0041|IPF10360 Candida albicans IPF10360) codes for MGISVNWDPIEKPLTEFLESYSFTSNLILTPTSKFITESLIVLFFIVLSYETIYWTGIHLNLWEYHAKDIFTEVPIHCAHVYFRLNVISAKDLDQLEKYYSLKQHSTFNILKWNELNQLGSSLFKLRKFIRYHFEFSPEDFEMNENPEFGSTVIHLRRKILQLFENSKIYKEFHDKEYKDRDVLIFNKYDKEIDHKQDLCYLSKCNIETGNVIDCIIIY; via the coding sequence ATGGGCATATCCGTCAACTGGGATCCTATTGAGAAACCTTTGACAGAATTTTTGGAATCATATTCGTTTACTTCGAATTTAATCTTGACTCCTACAAGCAAATTTATTACAGAGTCATTAATCGTACTATTTTTCATCGTATTGAGCTATGAAACGATATATTGGACAGGTATTCACTTGAATTTATGGGAATATCATGCCAAAGATATATTTACCGAAGTACCAATACACTGTGCTCATGTATATTTCAGGTTGAATGTAATCAGTGCTAAAGACTTGGACcaacttgaaaaatattactCTTTGAAGCAACATAGTACATTTAATATACTCAAATGGAACGAGTTAAATCAATTAGGGTCGAGTTTATTTAAGCTAAGGAAATTTATCAGATATCACTTCGAATTCAGTCCTGAAGACTTCGAAATGAATGAGAATCCTGAATTTGGTTCCACCGTAATTCACTTAAGACGCAAAATCTTAcaactttttgaaaattcgAAGATATATAAGGAATTTCACgataaagaatataaagaCAGAGACGTTCTCATATTTAACAAGtatgataaagaaattgatcaCAAGCAAGATTTATGTTACCTCAGTAAATGTAATATTGAAACTGGCAATGTTATTGATTGCATAATCATTTATTAG
- a CDS encoding DEHA2D12144p (no similarity), with the protein MNHHTSLSLFKPKSSGSEYGKCQLTRLTLIPTSCLTLPNSFSLLRLSSQL; encoded by the coding sequence ATGAATCACCACACTTCGCTTCTGCTATTTAAACCTAAATCAAGCGGATCTGAATATGGTAAATGTCAATTAACTAGACTCACTCTCATTCCAACTTCATGTTTGACACttccaaattctttttccCTTCTTCGATTATCCTCCCAGCTTTAG
- a CDS encoding DEHA2D12122p (similar to uniprot|O94091 Candida albicans LIP1 Lipase 1 precursor or uniprot|Q9P8W2 Candida albicans LIP3 Lipase 3 precursor), producing the protein MNFKSLFFICLILACLESIIAGPIKVLTPSEDDFYSLPDGYEDKEPGTILKIRKPPQRLRGIYFPISVKGAWQALVRTTDSHGNATAIVTTIIEPFNADPSKVVSYQVMQDSASINCSPSYSFLYGASMNTVFAQLEMYVIDVALMKGWYVVIPDYEGPKASFTAGKQSGQSTLDSIRAVLKTTNVTGIKEDAKVAMWGYSGGTVATGWAAALQPTYAKELKSNLIGAAMGGFVTNITSTAEGVDGTIFAGLTASAIAGLTNEYSQLKSMVQKLLMPSKLVAYNKAQTLCFLPSIVTFAFQKFFTGPNRYFDEGWALFNDPTIKKVIAENTLALKKGDPVPEIPLFVFHGELDKIVAYKDAVRTYNNWCEWGIDSYEFAIDETTGHITEFIEGTPAAIAWLTKMFNGEKPVKGCKSTKRFTNLLYPGANTSVANVLSDSVKTVLGENFGPNAENIDKGSRNATHVKRSLEELGVSLDFPPEGSM; encoded by the coding sequence atgaatttcaaatcaCTCTTTTTTATCTGTTTAATTCTAGCATGTttagaatcaataataGCGGGACCAATTAAGGTCCTAACTCCCAGCGAGGATGATTTCTATAGTCTACCTGATGGATATGAAGACAAGGAACCGGGTACTATATTAAAGATTAGAAAACCACCACAACGACTCAGAGGTATTTATTTCCCCATCCTGGTTAAAGGTGCTTGGCAAGCATTAGTAAGAACAACAGATTCGCATGGAAATGCTACTGCCATAGTAACCACAATTATCGAGCCATTCAATGCAGACCCCAGTAAGGTCGTTTCTTATCAGGTTATGCAAGATTCTGCAAGTATTAATTGTTCACCCTCTTATTCATTCTTGTATGGTGCCTCGATGAATACCGTCTTTGCCCAGCTTGAAATGTATGTCATAGATGTGGCCTTGATGAAAGGATGGTATGTAGTAATCCCCGATTATGAAGGCCCAAAAGCTTCCTTCACTGCTGGAAAACAATCCGGACAATCCACCTTGGATTCCATAAGAGCCGTTTTAAAAACCACTAATGTCACAGGTATCAAAGAAGATGCAAAGGTCGCTATGTGGGGTTATTCTGGAGGAACGGTGGCTACTGGGTGGGCAGCTGCTTTGCAACCAACATATGCTAAAGAACTCAAGTCCAACTTAATTGGTGCTGCCATGGGCGGATTTGTTACTAATATTACATCGACTGCTGAAGGAGTAGATGGCACTATCTTTGCTGGTTTAACAGCAAGTGCAATAGCTGGTTTAACTAACGAGTATTCCCAGCTTAAATCCATGGTCCAGAAGTTGTTAATGCCAAGTAAACTAGTGGCTTATAACAAAGCCCAAACCTTGTGTTTCTTACCGTCTATAGTAACATTTGCTTTCCAAAAGTTTTTCACTGGTCCCAATAGATACTTCGATGAAGGTTGGGCATTATTCAACGACCCTACAATTAAAAAAGTTATCGCTGAGAATACACTCGCCTTAAAAAAAGGAGACCCTGTCCCTGAAATTCCGCTATTTGTATTTCACGGAGAATTGGATAAAATTGTTGCATATAAAGATGCAGTGAGAACGTACAACAACTGGTGTGAATGGGGTATCGACTCTTATGAGTTTGCCATTGACGAGACAACAGGACATATTACGGAGTTTATCGAAGGAACTCCTGCTGCGATTGCTTGGTTGACTAAGATGTTCAACGGAGAAAAGCCAGTAAAAGGCTGCAAAAGCACTAAAAGGTTCACTAATCTCTTGTACCCAGGTGCGAATACATCTGTCGCAAATGTGCTCTCAGATTCAGTGAAAACCGTTCTAGGTGAAAACTTTGGTCCGAATgctgaaaatattgataaaggCAGTAGAAATGCTACTCATGTTAAAAGATctttagaagaattggGAGTATCGTTGGATTTCCCACCCGAAGGATCCATGTAG
- a CDS encoding DEHA2D12100p (no similarity), whose amino-acid sequence MSQKPNISTFDIRKLSIFKIEERKENNGKNGLAASEWFHFPQRSDITINFFKYPTDESSFHISIIWKGNVLHQTYWHQGTNNFISSIGKYPSVGFKVVSPKGELLKRFQVSFNTKDVYDSCCKCVEEKLKVTLNQMDAVAIGENSQIIDYPNQNIAAASQNPNLVIRPWENALNNKDCYQPSRPLCRPQYNPPSEHNTSFSQLEESTGLPNINLEQRKQLQLNTLHQLRERSQLQNNYFLPQYHQPQACYAQYQPPYTYLQTSPQQNIFNPDSLAQGNSIALETPSVDYNGEMLSVSNTKALTSIDQSNQQFINRIGNHLTNESSVFSQNDTNMKPKPQSKINNKIHSCERDVNINKSVIKEEEISSMEIGNKFLLPKSSTNGIQKSSRMKKSNSKYDLFKMKDTELKRLVTQKLSDQEFVKFVERLDKMVSQP is encoded by the exons ATGTCACAGAAACCAAATATATCTACTTTTGATATTAGaaaactttcaatattcaagattGAAGAGAGAAAAGAGAATAATGGTAAGAATGGCTTAGCCGCTAGTGAGTGGTTTCACTTCCCTCAAAGATCTGATATTACcataaatttcttcaaatacCCAACAGATGAAAGCAGTTTTCATATTTCGATCATCTGGAAAGGAAATGTTTTA CATCAGACATATTGGCACCAAGGtaccaataattttatctcATCCATTGGAAAGTATCCTTCAGTCGGGTTTAAAGTTGTAAGCCCAAAGGGTGAATTGTTGAAGAGGTTTCAAGTTAGTTTCAATACCAAGGATGTATACGATAGCTGTTGTAAATGTGTGgaagagaaattgaaagtgACGTTGAACCAAATGGATGCAGTTGCCATTGGTGAAAATTCACAGATTATAGACTACCCAAATCAGAATATAGCAGCAGCCTCACAAAACCCAAACCTTGTTATCAGACCTTGGGAAAATGCCTTAAATAACAAAGACTGCTATCAACCATCACGACCTTTATGCAGACCTCAGTATAACCCTCCTCTGGAACACAATACTTCATTTTCACAATTAGAAGAATCCACCGGCTTGCCAAATATAAATCTAGAACAACGAAAACAGCTCCAATTGAACACATTACATCAATTACGAGAAAGGAGTCAGTTACAgaacaattattttttgCCACAGTATCATCAGCCTCAGGCCTGTTATGCTCAGTATCAACCACCATACACATATTTGCAAACAAGTCCGCAGcagaatatatttaatcCCGACCTGCTTGCTCAAGGTAACAGTATAGCCTTAGAAACACCAAGCGTGGATTATAACGGGGAAATGTTATCTGTTTCCAATACTAAAGCTTTAACATCGATTGATCAGAGTAACCAACAGTTCATCAACCGTATTGGTAATCATCTTACGAATGAATCATCAGTGTTTAGTCAAAATGATACCAATATGAAGCCTAAACCTCAAAgtaaaatcaataataaaattcattCATGCGAGAGGGATGTAAATATAAACAAATCTGTcataaaagaagaagaaatactGTCGATGGAGATAGGGAATAAATTCCTTCTACCAAAATCATCGACCAATGGAATTCaaaaatcttcaagaatgaaaaaatctAATTCGAAATATGATTTGTTTAAAATGAAGGATACTGAACTAAAAAGGTTGGTTACTCAAAAGTTACTGGATCAAGAATTTGtaaaatttgttgaaagGCTAGATAAAATGGTATCGCAACCTTaa
- a CDS encoding DEHA2D12078p (similar to uniprot|P38734 Saccharomyces cerevisiae YHL036W MUP3 Low affinity methionine permease), whose translation MSVLFTGSPDSIDSSKSPTYQQLSSGPEGGPIVIGRPSQLQELEEVPQGRHLGLFSTIVLFVSRIVGSGIFATSSGIYQDVGGSPFLFFLSWLLAAALSFSGLYVYLELGSLVPRSGGTKVFLEFIYGKPYMLACVVFSIYSVMFGFNMSNALVFGEYFLHSIGVKADEFHTRLAGLLCVYIAAAIHGISYNHGVKVQNIIGALKLLLLLIMVLTGIYSVLIPSSISHLNSNMHWDDFFKTKTSMSSSTFAGAIIKASFSFYGWNSAHTVSNEVKDPINTFRIAGPVSLIIVTVAYMFTNLAYIVVISHDEIINSGQLIGSLLFEKVFGHKVGKQLLTFSVALCAGGNIFVVLYTISRVSQEVFREGFLPCSRFMASNWPFGAPLPTLVLSCTLTTLVILAPKGDLYNYIIALEGYPNQIFLGLTAIGIFIIRKRSPELRAPIRASLIGTVFLLLITLYLTVSPFTSTRSPNPKGLENWPSYAVVAVMCLGICILYWVVMFKLLPYLWGYKLTSKEIELSDGLVVKKWIKVYGDISVDLDFID comes from the coding sequence ATGTCGGTATTGTTCACAGGGTCACCAGATAGTATCGACTCGAGTAAGTCACCCACATATCAACAATTATCGTCGGGCCCTGAAGGAGGACCAATTGTAATAGGAAGGCCATCCCAATTGCAAGAACTAGAAGAAGTACCACAAGGGCGGCATCTAGGATTATTTTCGACTATAGTTCTTTTCGTCTCACGAATAGTTGGATCAGGAATATTTGCTACGTCCTCGGGTATATACCAAGACGTAGGAGGATCgccatttttatttttccTTTCATGGTTACTTGCAGCTGCATTGTCATTTAGTGGATTATACGTGTATTTGGAATTGGGTTCTTTAGTGCCTAGAAGTGGAGGCACTAAAGtttttttggaatttatATATGGAAAGCCATATATGTTAGCATGTGTTGTTTTTCTGATCTATTCCGTCATGTTTGGGTTTAATATGCTGAATGCATTGGTCTTTGGGGAGTACTTTTTGCACTCTATTGGTGTCAAGGCAGACGAATTCCACACTAGACTCGCAGGTTTACTTTGTGTGTACATAGCTGCTGCAATACATGGTATAAGCTACAACCATGGAGTAAAGgttcaaaatataattggTGCCCTAAagttgttattattattgatcaTGGTTCTAACTGGTATTTACCTGGTATTGATACCATCGAGTATAAGTCATTTAAATTCCAACATGCATTGGGATGATTTTTTTAAGACAAAGACATCTATGAGTTCTTCAACATTCGCTGGTGCAATTATTAAGGCTAGTTTTTCGTTCTACGGTTGGAATTCAGCCCATACTGTTTCTAATGAAGTCAAAGACCCGATAAATACATTCAGAATAGCTGGCCCTGTATCGTTGATAATAGTAACTGTTGCCTATATGTTTACAAATTTAGCGTATATAGTGGTAATTCTGCatgatgaaattatcaatagtGGTCAATTGATTGGCTCTTTACTATTTGAAAAGGTTTTCGGACATAAAGTTGGAAAACAGCTTCTAACATTCTCAGTTGCTTTATGTGCTGGTGGAAACATATTTGTTGTTCTCTATACTATCTCAAGAGTAAGTCAAGAGGTATTTCGTGAGGGGTTCCTTCCTTGTTCAAGGTTTATGGCTTCAAATTGGCCGTTTGGAGCTCCTCTCCCAACGTTAGTTCTCAGTTGCACTTTAACAACATTGGTGATTTTAGCACCCAAAGGTGACCTTTATAACTATATTATTGCGTTAGAAGGATATCCAAACCAAATTTTTCTCGGTTTGACTGCAATTGGTATATTTATAATCCGAAAGAGAAGTCCAGAATTACGAGCTCCTATTAGAGCCAGTCTAATAGGAACTGTATTCctattattaattacaCTATATTTAACAGTATCCCCATTTACTTCAACCAGAAGCCCTAATCCTAAGGGATTGGAAAACTGGCCATCTTATGCTGTGGTTGCTGTTATGTGTTTAGGGATTTGCATTTTATACTGGGTAGTTATGTTCAAATTGCTACCTTATCTTTGGGGATACAAGCTCACTTCTAAAGAGATTGAATTGAGCGATGGATTAGTAGTGAAGAAGTGGATCAAGGTTTATGGCGATATTTCTGTCGATTTAGATTTTATAGactaa
- a CDS encoding DEHA2D12188p (similar to CA0753|IPF10359 Candida albicans IPF10359), protein MNNIGTLGSSVIMGYLEYINASGISKEKIDNLILNYFIVEGYQEAAISFAKEINIELKNERIKSHSPSSNPFIKQLGSMSSMNNSDFAEVASNYFEKNETYDSNVTPHSHHHPIVKPKIISDYSTINQRKEIKLLILKGSITDAIQKVSEYFPTILDSNNLLHFKLLRLNLIEMIRNHKLANGNIADIALEKKFLDDILTFVRENLINKVTHSSRLLKELEITMSLLCFNFDADKSIEEQKDLPEELRSLFNLSLRNQCYRLVNKAILNLYYNEETIEENGNVNGNVNRNNQGLYNGEIENNKIYKGPKHLEFNLLGFDKFEAQEKDIEMIADDTSDMLYDYNLKYDENIAHINANNQSQDSSVSHDDNLQDELQDLSLESKLERIIKLWTIAEQRLVDLNFRKSKQYEFTDGNL, encoded by the coding sequence ATGAATAATATAGGAACATTAGGGTCCTCTGTAATCATGGGATATctagaatatataaatgcTAGTGGTATATCCAAGGAGAAGATAGATAATTTGATCTTGAACTATTTTATCGTTGAAGGATATCAAGAAGCGGCTATTAGCTTTGCAAAGGAAATCAACATAGAACTAAAAAATGAAAGGATAAAGTCCCATTCACCGTCGCTGAACCCGTTTATCAAGCAACTAGGTTCGATGAGCTCGATGAATAATTCAGATTTTGCAGAGGTAGCtctgaattattttgaaaagaacGAAACTTATGATTCGAATGTTACCCCACATAGTCATCACCACCCTATAGTAAAACCCAAGATTATTTCGGATTATTCTACTATCAATCAACGTAAAGAAATTAagttattgatattaaaagGGTCTATTACAGATGCAATTCAAAAGGTAAGTGAATACTTTCCAACCATTCTTGATTCGAACAACCTTTTACATTTTAAGCTATTGCGCTTAAATTTAATCGAAATGATCAGAAATCACAAGTTGGCTAATGGGAATATTGCTGATATAGCATTAGAGAAAAAGTTCTTAGATGATATATTAACATTCGTCAGAGAGAACTTGATTAACAAAGTAACACATTCAAGCagattattaaaagaattggaGATAACCATGAGTTTATTATGCTTCAACTTTGATGCTGATAAAAGCATTGAAGAACAGAAGGATTTGCCTGAAGAACTAAGATCGTtgtttaatttatcattaagAAATCAATGTTACAGATTGGTAAATAAGGCTATcttgaatttatattacaatGAAGAAACGATAGAGGAGAATGGTAATGTCAATGGAAATGTCAATAGAAATAATCAGGGGCTTTATAATggagaaattgaaaataataagataTATAAGGGACCAAAACATttagaattcaatttgttaGGTTTTGATAAGTTTGAAGCACAAGAAaaggatattgaaatgATCGCTGACGATACGAGTGATATGCTCTATGActataatttgaaatatgatgaaaatatagCACATATAAATGCTAACAACCAATCCCAGGACTCTAGTGTCAGCCATGATGACAATTTACAAGACGAACTACAAGACTTATCATTAGAATCTAAATTAGAAAGAATCATTAAGCTTTGGACTATTGCCGAACAAAGACTAGTTGATCTAAATTTCCGTAAATCTAAACAATATGAATTCACTGATGGGAATTTGTAA
- a CDS encoding DEHA2D12210p (similar to uniprot|P53187 Saccharomyces cerevisiae YGL033W HOP2 Meiosis-specific homologous pairing protein): protein MGPKKENIPLIKGQEAEDLVKNYLKEQYRPYSVSDLILNLHNKINKATMTKCLDSLVSTNEIVSKTYGKMVYYVYKEEEIDKNLEAEVNTESIKKIKEDVDDLNKCVRTLQTEYDELIKLPTNEEAVLQTKELEKELVVLENKLASIKSEGSTRLSKKEIDKCKDYTKELERIFRQRKKLVRKAETMSLYYSTLLTSQLVQ from the exons ATGGGTCccaagaaggaaaatatCCCCTTAATAAAGGGTCAAGAAGCCGAGGATTTGGTTAAAAATTACCTCAAAGAACAGTATCGGCCGTATTCAGTTTCagatttgatattgaacTTACACAACAAGATAAACAAGGCAACCATGACTAAATGTCTAGACTCTTTAGTTTCTACCAATGAAATAGTTTCAAAGACTTACGGAAAAATGGTCTATTATGTATACAAAGAGGAAGAAATTGACAAGAACTTAGAAGCGGAAGTTAATACTGAAtctataaaaaaaattaaagaagatgtTGACGATTTAAACAAATGTGTGAGGACCTTGCAGACTG AATATGACGAGCTCATTAAGTTGCCAACAAACGAAGAAGCAGTATTGCAGACTAAGGAACTAGAAAAGGAATTAGTTGTTCTAGAAAATAAACTTGCATCTATAAAGAGTGAGGGAAGTACAAGGTTGTCTAAAAAGGAGATAGATAAATGCAAAGATTATACGAAGGAACTTGAACGTATTTTCAgacaaagaaagaaattggtACGTAAAGCTGAGACGATGTCCctttattattcaacaTTACTAACATCCCAATTAGTTCAATAA